In Janibacter cremeus, a genomic segment contains:
- a CDS encoding DUF1330 domain-containing protein has protein sequence MSTDHVDPSREAFDLFKSLPRDEPIQMLNLIRYREKASYPVDHDNAGKDWSGADAYREYGRTSGPVLQRVGGQIIWRGKPQVTLTGPAEERWDAGFIAEYPSAAAFFAMITDEEYQRAVINRTAAVADSRLIRFDPRGGGAGFA, from the coding sequence ATGAGCACAGACCACGTCGATCCGAGCAGGGAGGCATTCGACCTGTTCAAGTCGCTCCCGCGCGATGAGCCGATCCAGATGCTCAACCTGATCCGCTACCGGGAGAAGGCGTCCTACCCCGTGGATCACGACAACGCCGGGAAGGACTGGAGCGGGGCGGACGCCTATCGCGAGTACGGCCGGACGAGCGGCCCCGTCCTCCAGCGTGTCGGCGGACAGATCATCTGGCGCGGGAAACCCCAGGTCACCCTGACCGGGCCGGCCGAGGAGCGGTGGGATGCCGGCTTCATCGCCGAGTACCCCTCTGCTGCAGCCTTCTTCGCCATGATCACCGACGAGGAGTACCAGCGAGCGGTCATCAACCGCACGGCAGCGGTGGCCGACAGCCGACTGATCAGGTTCGATCCGCGTGGGGGAGGGGCAGGCTTCGCCTGA
- a CDS encoding acyl-CoA dehydrogenase family protein — MHLRLSSDDAAFQERMRTYFTTEFPQDLREKVLAGATLEPEDFRRSQAALDAAGLAVPNWPTQWGGQDWSTLQMHIWNSELQAAGVPPPLPFNTSMVGPVIAAFGSEELKARFLPRTASLDIWWCQGFSEPGAGSDLASLRTTAVRDGDDYVVNGQKTWTTLGQHADWMFALVRTDPDAPKKQVGISFILLDMRSEGVTIRPIRTLDGGVEVNEIFLDDVRVPAEQLVGEENHGWDYAKFLLGNERVGVASTGLLKRWLADLKGHAGRVRCGEGTLVDDPAIGARLAELEAELMAIELTAVRVSGGSTDGRPDPASSILKLCGTELQQDVLELAVDISGPMGLAWDELESVPDWASSSVPTYLNYRKATIYGGSSEVQRGIVAATILGLKG; from the coding sequence ATGCACCTGCGCCTCTCGTCGGACGACGCCGCATTCCAGGAACGGATGCGCACCTACTTCACCACCGAGTTCCCCCAGGACCTGCGCGAGAAGGTCCTCGCGGGCGCCACCTTGGAGCCGGAGGACTTCCGCCGCAGCCAGGCGGCCCTCGACGCGGCCGGTCTGGCCGTGCCGAACTGGCCGACGCAGTGGGGCGGTCAGGACTGGAGCACTCTCCAGATGCACATCTGGAACAGCGAGCTCCAGGCGGCGGGCGTGCCACCGCCGTTGCCCTTCAACACCTCGATGGTCGGACCGGTGATCGCCGCCTTCGGGTCCGAGGAGCTCAAGGCCCGATTCCTGCCGAGGACGGCCAGCCTTGACATCTGGTGGTGCCAGGGCTTCTCCGAGCCGGGCGCCGGCTCCGACCTCGCCTCGCTGCGCACGACCGCCGTGCGCGACGGTGACGACTACGTCGTCAACGGACAGAAGACGTGGACCACGCTCGGCCAGCACGCCGACTGGATGTTCGCACTCGTGCGGACCGACCCGGATGCACCGAAGAAGCAGGTCGGCATCTCCTTCATCCTGCTGGACATGCGCAGCGAGGGCGTGACGATCCGGCCGATCCGCACGCTCGACGGTGGGGTCGAGGTCAACGAAATCTTCCTCGACGACGTTCGTGTGCCGGCCGAGCAGCTCGTGGGCGAGGAGAACCACGGGTGGGACTACGCGAAGTTCCTGCTGGGCAACGAGCGGGTCGGCGTCGCGAGCACGGGCCTGCTCAAGCGCTGGCTCGCCGACCTGAAGGGCCACGCTGGGCGGGTCAGGTGCGGCGAGGGGACCCTCGTGGACGACCCCGCCATCGGCGCTCGCCTCGCCGAGCTCGAGGCCGAGCTGATGGCGATCGAGCTGACGGCCGTGCGGGTCTCCGGCGGCTCGACCGATGGCCGTCCCGACCCTGCCTCGTCCATCCTCAAGCTCTGCGGGACGGAGCTGCAGCAGGACGTCCTCGAGCTGGCCGTCGACATCAGCGGACCGATGGGTCTGGCGTGGGACGAGCTCGAGTCGGTCCCGGACTGGGCGAGCTCGAGCGTGCCCACCTACCTCAACTACCGCAAGGCGACGATCTACGGCGGATCCAGCGAGGTCCAGCGCGGCATCGTCGCAGCGACCATCCTCGGACTGAAGGGCTGA
- a CDS encoding acyl-CoA dehydrogenase family protein: MDFTPTDEQQALGQAVSGALRRHGSPPAERGASAAPPAHDPALWDALVEIGVPGLTWPEDDGGVGAGVTDLAVAATELGRAGLQAPLAETVVAGSLVRALAPDDLRREVLGGLTDGSVLAIPALPEPLRAWSPIPTDVTATASGATWSLTGTKAPVRYAPAATHLLVTAATDAGTGVFLLPEPGAPTEEVAFDATAATMLAQGDEADAALREAVAIGGVVLCAEAIGAMDEALRLTTEYLRDRTQFGRPLASFQALTHRAADMYARLELARSATLFAAMAADEQPLDTDGLLRARVVVDSAARLVGQEAIQMHGGIGVTAEHPVGHLTARLTAITRTWGDRRSHLAELAGRIGHHDDVTILG; encoded by the coding sequence ATGGACTTCACCCCCACCGACGAGCAGCAGGCCCTCGGGCAGGCCGTCAGCGGCGCACTCCGGCGACACGGCTCCCCGCCGGCGGAGCGTGGCGCGTCCGCGGCGCCGCCCGCCCACGACCCCGCCCTGTGGGACGCGCTGGTGGAGATCGGCGTACCCGGCCTGACCTGGCCCGAGGACGACGGCGGCGTGGGCGCGGGCGTCACGGACCTCGCGGTCGCGGCCACCGAGCTCGGGCGGGCCGGACTGCAGGCACCACTGGCCGAGACCGTGGTCGCCGGGTCACTCGTCCGTGCGCTGGCCCCGGACGACCTCCGCAGGGAGGTCCTCGGCGGCCTGACCGACGGCAGCGTCCTCGCGATCCCTGCTCTGCCCGAGCCGTTGCGTGCGTGGTCCCCCATACCGACGGATGTCACGGCGACTGCTTCGGGGGCCACGTGGTCCCTCACCGGGACGAAGGCTCCGGTGCGGTACGCACCGGCAGCGACGCACCTCCTGGTGACCGCCGCCACGGATGCCGGAACCGGGGTCTTCCTCCTCCCGGAGCCGGGCGCCCCGACGGAGGAGGTCGCGTTCGACGCCACTGCGGCGACCATGCTCGCCCAGGGCGATGAGGCCGATGCTGCCCTGCGTGAGGCCGTGGCCATCGGTGGCGTCGTCCTGTGCGCCGAAGCGATCGGCGCGATGGACGAGGCCCTGCGGCTGACCACGGAGTACCTTCGGGACCGCACCCAGTTCGGGCGGCCCCTGGCCAGCTTCCAGGCGCTCACCCACCGGGCCGCTGACATGTACGCCCGTCTCGAGCTCGCGCGCAGCGCGACCCTGTTCGCGGCGATGGCCGCCGACGAGCAGCCGCTGGACACCGACGGCCTGCTACGCGCGCGAGTCGTCGTCGATTCGGCTGCCCGCCTCGTCGGCCAGGAAGCCATTCAGATGCACGGCGGCATCGGCGTCACGGCAGAGCACCCGGTCGGCCACCTCACCGCGCGGCTGACCGCGATCACCCGCACCTGGGGTGATCGCCGCTCGCACCTGGCCGAGCTGGCCGGCCGCATCGGCCACCACGACGACGTCACGATCCTCGGCTGA